One window of Caldisericum exile AZM16c01 genomic DNA carries:
- a CDS encoding SDH family Clp fold serine proteinase, translated as MDEEEKRNEEMTEESEIPEKSESNEGPKSTEESKKTEESKTTEESKDNLPLHTPIPPTEEKPQKETRYILFLVYNERAPVDRDDVFDLIDQLNKITTPPEETRIDMVILSNGGYPHPAYQMMNIVRSKCKKLKAVVPLFAKSAATLMTLASDEIIMGPQSEIGPLDMQMEHPLIENLHISALEGYYPFMQLYGKFVTDFFPLALKMAQDITQTVPIKREDAVDIAMNTAMSYLVPIVQQINPTVVNMCYRALTTGEQYAYNFLFRYMFKDKPERERAILASQTAHALVWNFQNHGQVISRDDAKLLNLYVGFGESYDLFDMMYVITKEMLRILGQSGIERAIRVVSMEQIKRLLNVDSYLGYITFIVYKAYSLVEPLRQSLQNVTDVQKISLAIRQFLSQSLASLPPMPEQEKNDIAQVSLELLEDIFLKNFKDENAIYSVAFNRIRKEKAFSKPVSEVIAGRIVEAVRELTQTIEIEIDTTPPEVVSKYILQILAFLLVYNIKF; from the coding sequence ATGGACGAGGAAGAAAAAAGAAACGAAGAGATGACTGAAGAAAGTGAGATACCTGAAAAAAGTGAAAGCAATGAAGGACCCAAATCGACAGAAGAATCAAAGAAAACTGAAGAATCCAAAACAACTGAAGAATCAAAAGATAATTTACCACTTCATACCCCTATTCCTCCCACAGAAGAAAAACCACAAAAAGAAACAAGATATATCCTTTTTCTTGTTTACAATGAAAGAGCGCCTGTTGACAGGGATGATGTATTTGATCTTATAGATCAACTGAATAAGATTACAACACCACCTGAAGAAACACGGATTGATATGGTGATCTTGTCAAACGGTGGATATCCCCATCCTGCATACCAAATGATGAATATTGTTCGATCAAAATGTAAAAAATTAAAGGCTGTTGTTCCTCTTTTTGCAAAATCAGCCGCAACTCTTATGACTCTTGCATCTGATGAGATAATAATGGGTCCACAATCCGAAATCGGTCCTCTTGATATGCAGATGGAGCATCCTTTAATTGAAAATCTGCACATATCAGCACTTGAAGGGTATTATCCATTTATGCAACTTTATGGGAAGTTTGTGACCGACTTTTTTCCTCTTGCATTGAAAATGGCTCAGGATATAACGCAAACTGTCCCTATTAAGCGTGAAGATGCTGTTGATATTGCAATGAATACAGCAATGAGTTATCTTGTTCCGATTGTTCAACAGATTAATCCGACTGTTGTTAATATGTGTTACAGGGCACTAACCACCGGAGAACAGTACGCTTATAACTTTCTATTCAGATATATGTTTAAGGATAAGCCAGAAAGAGAAAGGGCAATTCTTGCTTCTCAAACAGCACATGCACTTGTTTGGAACTTCCAAAACCACGGACAGGTGATTTCAAGAGATGACGCAAAATTGCTAAACTTATATGTTGGATTCGGTGAAAGCTACGATTTGTTTGATATGATGTATGTGATTACTAAAGAAATGCTTAGAATACTTGGACAGAGCGGTATAGAAAGGGCTATAAGAGTTGTCTCAATGGAGCAAATAAAGAGGTTACTTAACGTTGATAGTTATCTTGGATATATAACATTCATTGTTTATAAGGCTTATTCACTTGTCGAGCCATTAAGACAATCGTTACAAAATGTTACTGATGTACAGAAGATTTCACTTGCTATTAGACAATTCTTAAGTCAATCTCTTGCAAGCCTACCTCCAATGCCTGAGCAGGAGAAAAACGATATTGCACAAGTTTCTCTTGAACTACTTGAGGACATCTTCCTTAAAAACTTCAAGGATGAAAATGCAATTTATTCTGTTGCTTTCAATAGAATAAGAAAAGAAAAAGCGTTCTCAAAGCCCGTATCAGAAGTTATTGCTGGAAGGATTGTCGAAGCAGTAAGAGAACTTACTCAGACTATTGAAATTGAAATAGACACAACTCCACCAGAGGTTGTGAGTAAGTACATTTTGCAGATTCTTGCATTTCTCCTTGTGTACAATATTAAATTCTGA
- the amrA gene encoding AmmeMemoRadiSam system protein A, whose amino-acid sequence MNANNKILLLKLSRRTIETYLKERRKLKVTKDEFPDEEFWQDRGTFVTLTESGSLRGCIGSIYPVRPLILDVIENSINAAFKDPRFYPVDESELPYIEIEISILSPPEKIYFKDTEDLFEKVKPFKHGVIIRKGFYQATFLPQVWEELPNHEDFFTHLCLKAGLNGDCFRYKNLEVEVYTVLAFSEKEMGLR is encoded by the coding sequence ATGAATGCAAATAATAAAATACTGCTCTTGAAATTATCTCGGAGAACAATCGAAACTTATCTAAAAGAGCGCAGAAAATTAAAAGTAACGAAAGACGAATTTCCAGATGAAGAATTTTGGCAGGATAGAGGCACCTTTGTCACATTAACAGAAAGCGGTTCTCTAAGAGGTTGTATAGGGTCAATTTATCCTGTAAGACCTCTTATATTAGATGTCATCGAGAACTCTATAAATGCTGCTTTTAAAGATCCACGTTTTTATCCAGTGGATGAATCTGAACTTCCTTATATTGAAATTGAAATCTCAATTTTATCACCCCCTGAAAAAATTTATTTCAAGGACACAGAAGATCTTTTTGAAAAGGTTAAGCCATTCAAACACGGCGTAATTATAAGAAAAGGATTTTACCAGGCTACTTTCCTACCACAAGTCTGGGAAGAATTACCAAATCATGAAGACTTTTTTACCCATCTCTGTTTAAAAGCAGGTTTGAACGGTGATTGCTTTAGATACAAAAATTTAGAAGTTGAGGTGTACACGGTTCTCGCCTTCTCAGAAAAAGAAATGGGCTTGAGATAA
- a CDS encoding DUF6580 family putative transport protein translates to MKKDLKKVVFVFFALVSVFYRFIPFKLPNVEFFSSLIAFTLLGFNKKTALSVVPILVILSDILLNITLHVPFDFRWEAIVIVGWVLVILTQYLLRGRKIYNVILMEIVGTLAFYFITNSMVFFVFNFYPKTLLGYITCMLAGLPFLRNQALFNFAFSFIVFASINELGFGKEVSREPVINENA, encoded by the coding sequence ATGAAAAAAGATTTGAAAAAGGTTGTGTTTGTATTTTTTGCGCTTGTTTCCGTGTTTTATAGGTTTATTCCTTTTAAACTTCCCAATGTTGAGTTCTTTTCGAGCCTTATTGCATTTACCTTGTTAGGTTTTAACAAAAAAACTGCGTTATCGGTAGTTCCAATTCTCGTTATTCTTTCAGATATCTTGCTTAATATTACTTTGCATGTGCCTTTTGATTTTAGATGGGAGGCAATAGTAATTGTTGGATGGGTTTTGGTTATTTTAACCCAGTATTTACTTAGAGGAAGAAAAATCTATAATGTAATCCTTATGGAGATTGTGGGGACACTTGCCTTTTATTTTATCACTAATAGTATGGTTTTCTTTGTTTTTAATTTTTATCCCAAAACTCTTTTAGGCTATATTACTTGCATGCTTGCAGGTTTGCCATTTTTAAGGAATCAGGCGCTATTTAATTTTGCATTTTCTTTTATTGTTTTTGCATCTATTAACGAGTTAGGCTTTGGAAAAGAGGTTTCAAGAGAGCCAGTAATTAATGAAAACGCTTAA
- a CDS encoding MFS transporter, producing MEKRKNVLIFVLFGLITMLIGFNWFMWGPILKTFVEEGMGVKPVFAELLISAVPFLLVLFSYFAGAYSDRSPKRTTTIASLLLGIFTVLRALFSFNFTLLLLAHFGFALSATFAFTSWSPLTYRLFSKESASKITAYFTAFLVLGQIVAFFVSYPLASMLGIKIFLIITSLITLVTSVIYVLVIMDWDDSIRNVPLKKRLPLKDGFKLVFSNKSLVVLSLISFFDIGVFKWLAGWYPKLNVEFLGLDPTKASFINAFILIGCLLGAMTIPDLSHRIRKVKIFFIILPIVVILMIFLSMFINVFSLLLFESLILGIALFPIYPLGVHLPSAFSNVGIENAGIGSAIILIFANLGGTIFPLLGSLTKGFEISLLVFCIVPMVLIAILGLIFEDPDTYRLSTH from the coding sequence GTGGAAAAAAGAAAGAATGTTTTAATCTTTGTACTTTTTGGACTAATTACAATGCTTATTGGATTTAATTGGTTCATGTGGGGACCAATTTTAAAGACATTCGTTGAAGAGGGGATGGGAGTAAAGCCTGTCTTTGCTGAACTATTAATTTCTGCTGTTCCGTTTTTGCTTGTTCTCTTCTCCTACTTTGCGGGTGCATATAGTGATAGGAGTCCAAAAAGAACTACGACAATTGCTTCTTTGCTTTTGGGCATTTTTACTGTCTTGAGAGCACTATTTTCATTTAATTTTACACTCTTACTTCTTGCACATTTTGGGTTTGCGCTAAGTGCAACTTTTGCATTTACCTCATGGTCACCCTTAACTTACAGATTATTCTCAAAGGAAAGCGCTTCAAAAATTACCGCATACTTTACGGCATTTCTCGTTTTGGGCCAAATCGTTGCGTTCTTTGTTTCATATCCCCTTGCAAGTATGTTAGGAATTAAGATTTTTCTAATTATTACATCCCTTATTACTCTTGTGACTTCAGTTATATATGTGCTTGTTATTATGGATTGGGATGATTCAATTAGGAATGTACCCTTGAAAAAAAGATTACCATTAAAAGATGGTTTTAAACTTGTGTTTTCAAATAAATCGCTTGTAGTACTTTCTTTAATTTCGTTTTTTGATATCGGTGTTTTTAAGTGGCTTGCAGGATGGTATCCAAAGTTAAATGTTGAGTTTTTGGGTCTTGATCCGACAAAAGCATCTTTTATAAATGCCTTTATCCTTATTGGGTGTCTGCTCGGTGCAATGACAATTCCTGATTTGAGTCATAGGATACGAAAAGTTAAGATATTTTTCATTATACTTCCCATTGTTGTTATCTTGATGATTTTTTTGAGCATGTTTATTAATGTATTTAGTTTGCTTCTTTTTGAGTCTCTCATTTTGGGCATTGCTTTGTTTCCTATATATCCGCTTGGTGTCCATCTTCCAAGTGCTTTTAGTAATGTTGGAATTGAAAACGCAGGAATTGGCAGTGCAATAATACTTATATTTGCAAATCTTGGTGGGACAATTTTTCCTTTATTAGGATCTCTTACGAAAGGTTTTGAGATTTCTTTACTTGTATTTTGTATTGTTCCTATGGTTTTAATTGCTATTCTTGGTCTTATTTTTGAGGATCCAGATACGTATAGACTATCAACTCACTAA
- the amrB gene encoding AmmeMemoRadiSam system protein B → MKIRDTAVAGAFYPEDREELKSMIRRFVESAPLEDTDNIKAIIAPHAGYIYSGPIAGYSYKQLTNIDYLKNIKVIIIAPSHYAYFHGASVGLFDAYKTPLGFVNVSKDAQKLLQLEEFHFILDAHLEEHSIEVQLPFLQYTLSHFEIVPILYSEISEESLLRGILSIFDENTILVVSTDLSHYYPYDIAIKKDSHCIKAVQELNKKHILNCEACGKTGIATVIDFAKANNLKSKVLKYATSGDTAGPKTQVVGYLSAVFYGDTL, encoded by the coding sequence ATGAAAATAAGGGATACTGCAGTGGCAGGAGCATTTTACCCTGAAGATAGGGAAGAATTGAAAAGCATGATTAGAAGGTTTGTAGAAAGTGCTCCTCTTGAAGACACAGATAATATAAAGGCAATTATTGCACCACACGCAGGTTATATCTATTCAGGCCCAATTGCAGGATATAGTTATAAACAGCTCACGAACATAGATTACCTCAAAAATATCAAAGTGATAATAATTGCTCCATCACATTATGCCTATTTTCATGGCGCTTCAGTTGGTCTCTTTGATGCCTATAAAACTCCTTTGGGTTTTGTAAATGTTTCGAAAGATGCTCAAAAGTTACTTCAACTTGAAGAATTTCATTTTATTCTTGATGCACACCTTGAAGAGCATAGCATAGAAGTGCAACTTCCATTTTTGCAGTACACTTTATCACACTTTGAAATTGTACCAATTCTATACAGCGAGATCTCAGAAGAATCACTTTTAAGAGGAATACTATCCATTTTTGATGAAAATACAATCCTTGTAGTAAGTACTGATTTAAGTCATTACTATCCGTATGATATTGCAATCAAAAAAGATTCTCACTGCATTAAGGCAGTTCAGGAACTTAACAAGAAACATATTTTAAATTGTGAGGCCTGTGGCAAGACTGGTATCGCAACTGTAATTGATTTTGCAAAAGCAAACAATCTAAAAAGCAAGGTGCTTAAGTATGCAACAAGCGGCGACACAGCAGGACCAAAAACTCAGGTCGTAGGTTATTTATCGGCAGTATTCTACGGAGATACCTTATGA
- a CDS encoding cyclic 2,3-diphosphoglycerate synthase, with product MERVRVIIMGAAGRDFHNFNVFFRNRSEYEVVAFTATQIPNIEGRVYPKELAGELYPNGVPIYPESELPKLIKDLNVQRVVFAYSDVPHEYVMHKASIALANGADFWLMGPEATMVKSTKPVVSVCAVRTGSGKSQTTRKVVKILREMGKKVVSIRHPMPYGNLVEQAVQRFATYEDLDRYKCTIEEREEYEPHIDLGAVIYAGVDYERILREAEKEADVIVWDGGNNDFPFYKSDLKIVVADPLRAGHELSYHPGETNFRSADVIVINKEDTADFESIELVRNHVREVNPNAIIVDAASPIFVDNGEIIRGKRVVVVEDGPTLTHGEMSYGAGYIAARKLGASEIISPVPYAVGSIKATYEKYKQTKDVLPAMGYSEVQIRELEETINSIPADVVVIGTPIDLRRVVKLNKPAVRVRYELQEIGKPDLKDILTKKFGG from the coding sequence ATGGAAAGAGTTAGAGTGATTATTATGGGTGCAGCAGGAAGAGATTTCCACAATTTTAATGTGTTTTTTAGAAACAGATCCGAGTATGAAGTAGTTGCGTTTACTGCCACGCAAATACCTAACATTGAAGGAAGAGTTTACCCGAAGGAACTCGCAGGCGAACTTTATCCTAATGGTGTTCCAATTTATCCAGAATCAGAACTTCCAAAACTTATAAAGGATTTGAACGTCCAAAGAGTAGTTTTTGCTTACAGTGATGTTCCGCATGAATACGTTATGCATAAGGCTTCCATTGCTCTTGCAAACGGGGCAGACTTCTGGCTTATGGGTCCAGAAGCTACGATGGTAAAGTCAACAAAGCCGGTTGTCTCTGTATGCGCAGTACGTACAGGTTCAGGGAAAAGTCAAACAACAAGAAAAGTTGTTAAAATTCTTCGCGAAATGGGTAAGAAGGTTGTATCAATTAGGCACCCAATGCCATATGGAAACCTTGTTGAGCAGGCCGTGCAACGCTTTGCAACTTACGAAGATCTTGATAGATACAAGTGCACCATTGAAGAACGTGAGGAATACGAGCCACACATTGACCTTGGTGCCGTAATATATGCTGGTGTTGACTATGAAAGGATTTTGCGAGAAGCAGAGAAAGAAGCAGATGTTATAGTTTGGGATGGTGGAAATAATGATTTCCCATTCTATAAGTCAGATCTTAAGATAGTTGTTGCCGATCCTTTAAGAGCAGGACACGAGCTTTCATACCATCCAGGTGAAACAAACTTTAGAAGTGCTGATGTCATTGTGATTAATAAAGAGGATACTGCAGATTTTGAATCTATTGAACTTGTGAGGAATCATGTAAGGGAAGTAAATCCCAATGCAATTATTGTTGACGCAGCATCACCAATTTTTGTTGATAATGGCGAAATTATAAGAGGAAAGAGAGTGGTTGTGGTAGAAGATGGCCCCACATTAACACATGGTGAAATGAGTTACGGTGCAGGTTATATTGCTGCAAGAAAACTTGGTGCAAGTGAAATAATTTCGCCTGTCCCTTATGCAGTTGGCTCAATAAAGGCAACCTATGAAAAATACAAACAAACAAAGGATGTTTTGCCAGCAATGGGATATAGTGAAGTGCAGATAAGAGAACTCGAAGAAACAATCAACTCTATTCCTGCAGATGTAGTAGTGATAGGAACCCCAATTGATTTAAGAAGAGTTGTTAAACTCAATAAACCTGCTGTGCGAGTAAGATATGAACTTCAGGAGATTGGTAAGCCAGATCTGAAGGATATTTTGACCAAAAAGTTTGGAGGTTAA
- a CDS encoding ABC transporter ATP-binding protein, with translation MKTLKDYFRKEFFRYVAIVTLLIVVDFAQVYLPQFTKSAIDSISVKNTTNLFKYSIYILVLSFGIVSLRFLYQSLLRKAVLSFDYELKNKIFESFVFFKRKTLEKFEIGDLMSRVTNDTQAVRMFLIMGFLAIIDVFVLGLTTFIFMMRMNLKLTLAVSVPLLFLFPLALNFGTKIHRIYKRINMIFADMSVRVRELVNGIRVIKAFVKEQYFTKLFHNVNQEYLKENMQLVKLDGFFDPIVNFMINAANLVLIFYGGLLYIKGVVGMGTIAAFFQYIETLTWPMMAVGFSIALYQRATASLSRIEEVLNQPKEKSGRLITDIERIHIKDLHFSFDDNVEVLKGISLNISKGEVIGITGAPGSGKTALIHLLLKIVDAKKGSIFYDGIDINSISFESIKRIFSYVPQEGFLFSDTIYNNIKIGNPDATREEIENVAKVACIYDDIMSFKDGFNTVVGEQGITLSGGERQRIAIARALLTKRPYLILDDALASVDFKTESNIIKNLEEYFIKNGLTVIMISERLSSLLIANRIFVLVDGKIIEEGTFNELISKEGYFYHLYRKQLLEANL, from the coding sequence ATGAAAACGCTTAAAGATTATTTTAGAAAAGAATTCTTTAGATATGTTGCAATCGTTACTCTTTTAATAGTTGTTGACTTTGCGCAGGTCTATCTTCCGCAATTTACTAAATCTGCGATTGATAGTATCTCGGTAAAAAACACGACAAATCTTTTTAAGTATTCTATCTATATTCTTGTGCTTTCTTTTGGAATAGTAAGTCTCAGATTCTTATATCAAAGTTTGCTACGTAAGGCAGTTTTGAGTTTTGACTATGAACTTAAAAACAAAATTTTTGAAAGTTTTGTATTTTTTAAACGCAAAACACTTGAAAAGTTTGAGATAGGAGATTTGATGTCAAGGGTAACGAATGATACTCAAGCCGTTAGAATGTTTCTAATCATGGGATTTCTTGCAATTATTGATGTGTTTGTCCTTGGGCTTACAACGTTCATATTTATGATGAGAATGAACCTTAAACTTACTCTTGCAGTAAGCGTTCCTCTTTTATTTCTTTTTCCGCTTGCTTTGAATTTTGGCACAAAGATTCACAGGATTTACAAAAGAATCAACATGATATTCGCTGACATGAGCGTGCGTGTGAGGGAACTTGTTAACGGCATAAGGGTTATCAAGGCATTTGTTAAAGAACAATATTTTACAAAATTGTTCCACAATGTCAATCAGGAGTATTTAAAGGAAAATATGCAACTTGTAAAACTGGATGGTTTTTTTGATCCAATTGTTAATTTTATGATTAATGCGGCAAACCTTGTGCTCATTTTCTACGGTGGGCTTCTATATATTAAAGGCGTTGTTGGAATGGGAACAATCGCAGCATTCTTTCAATATATAGAAACTCTCACATGGCCAATGATGGCTGTTGGTTTTTCTATTGCTCTTTACCAGAGAGCAACTGCGTCCCTCTCACGAATTGAGGAGGTACTAAATCAACCTAAAGAAAAGTCAGGAAGACTTATTACAGACATTGAAAGAATTCATATAAAAGACTTACATTTTTCATTCGATGATAATGTCGAAGTACTTAAAGGCATTAGTCTTAATATAAGTAAAGGTGAAGTAATAGGTATAACAGGTGCACCTGGTTCTGGAAAAACGGCCTTAATTCATTTACTACTTAAAATAGTAGATGCGAAGAAAGGCTCGATTTTTTATGATGGAATAGATATTAACAGCATTTCGTTTGAAAGTATAAAGAGAATATTCTCATATGTTCCTCAGGAAGGGTTTTTATTCTCTGACACCATATATAACAACATAAAGATTGGTAATCCAGATGCAACAAGAGAGGAAATCGAAAATGTTGCAAAGGTTGCCTGTATTTACGACGATATTATGTCCTTTAAAGATGGTTTTAACACAGTTGTTGGAGAACAAGGAATAACTTTATCCGGTGGAGAAAGGCAAAGGATTGCAATAGCGCGTGCATTATTAACTAAACGTCCGTATCTCATTCTCGATGATGCCCTTGCAAGTGTTGATTTCAAAACTGAAAGTAACATTATAAAAAATCTTGAAGAGTATTTCATAAAAAATGGGCTAACTGTTATTATGATTTCCGAAAGACTGAGTTCTCTTCTTATCGCAAATCGTATTTTTGTACTTGTTGACGGGAAAATAATCGAAGAAGGCACATTTAACGAGCTAATTTCAAAAGAAGGGTACTTTTACCATCTTTATCGCAAACAACTCTTAGAGGCTAATCTATGA
- the argF gene encoding ornithine carbamoyltransferase — MAKSLKGRSLLCLKDFTKEELEEFIFQGEKLKIDYYAGKKEKLLDGKTIAVLFEKPSTRTRISFAVAIHELGAFPLILETSNLQLVRGETVPDTAKVMGRMVQGIVARVFAQKTLEELAEFSGVPVINALSDFSHPCQALGDFLTIKEKKGKLQGIKLTYLGDGNNVANSLLIGGSILGLDVSLGCPKGFEPAKEVIDMALHFAKKSGSKIEITNDPAEAAKNADVLYTDVWASMGQEAEHDKRVAIMKPYQINSSILSHAKEDAIVMHCLPAHRGEEITDEVLDGPHSVVFDQAENRLHIQKAILSLLI; from the coding sequence ATGGCAAAAAGTCTTAAAGGGCGTTCACTTCTTTGCTTAAAGGATTTTACAAAGGAGGAACTTGAGGAGTTTATTTTCCAAGGAGAGAAATTGAAAATTGATTACTATGCTGGAAAAAAAGAGAAACTCCTTGATGGAAAAACAATTGCGGTGTTATTTGAAAAGCCATCAACTCGAACAAGAATTTCTTTTGCAGTGGCAATTCATGAGTTGGGGGCATTCCCATTAATTCTTGAGACATCAAATCTTCAACTTGTAAGAGGTGAAACTGTCCCAGATACAGCGAAAGTTATGGGACGAATGGTTCAGGGAATTGTTGCAAGAGTTTTTGCACAGAAAACACTTGAAGAACTTGCAGAGTTTTCAGGAGTTCCTGTAATAAATGCTCTTTCTGATTTCTCGCATCCATGCCAAGCACTTGGAGATTTCTTAACGATAAAGGAGAAAAAAGGAAAATTGCAAGGAATTAAACTTACATATCTTGGTGACGGAAATAATGTTGCTAACTCGCTTTTAATCGGTGGAAGTATTCTTGGACTTGATGTATCTTTGGGATGTCCAAAGGGTTTTGAACCAGCAAAAGAAGTTATTGATATGGCTCTCCATTTTGCAAAGAAATCGGGATCAAAGATAGAAATAACAAACGATCCTGCTGAAGCTGCAAAGAATGCAGATGTCCTTTACACTGATGTATGGGCGTCAATGGGGCAGGAAGCTGAACATGATAAAAGAGTTGCGATAATGAAGCCATACCAAATTAATTCCTCTATTTTATCCCATGCAAAAGAGGACGCTATTGTGATGCATTGCCTTCCAGCACATCGTGGCGAAGAAATTACTGATGAAGTTCTTGATGGACCTCATTCGGTTGTATTTGATCAAGCAGAAAATAGGCTTCATATTCAAAAGGCAATCCTTTCGCTACTCATATAA
- a CDS encoding ABC transporter ATP-binding protein has product MRRESIKRFIAYFLKYKILLLITFFGMLIASITSAIIPYLIKNVIDTLISTKDFGNVKKFLILVLVAVISNILFKLIQIYVGNYAGQRIMQDIRRDLFYTVARFKIESFSREPSGKIITRITNDVENMNDLLNAGLVSLFADLLFIALAVGFLIYINPKLGLIVLSPLPVAVIFSLYLGNLVEKIYEKVRDALTKMNIHMQEVLTGIHVVQIFNMEKSAIEKFRGYAKDFRDNFYKSQVTNVVLRQTVNISSYLSIFLLVFVGGIFTIKGNGTIGTIISFSSYLSYLYGPLGDLSDKFSILQNAVSSMVKIDEFLKENELEENLEDGERFEVEGKVTLNNVYFAYESANDVLKGINIEVEKGESVAIVGFTGAGKTTIANLIFGFYDPISGVVSIDDHDLKFACKGHFRKYLGMVLQNVFIFRGTVLDNITLGDDYSIESVENVCKMLGIYDYIKRLPKGLYTELSTEGKNISMGERQLISFARALIHNPRILILDEATSSIDSRTEELIEKGTKILMKGRTSIIIAHRLSTIRNVNRIYVLNKGRIVEEGTHEQLLEKKGLYYEFYKSQYK; this is encoded by the coding sequence ATGAGAAGAGAATCAATTAAAAGGTTTATAGCCTACTTTTTGAAATACAAAATTTTGCTTCTCATAACGTTTTTTGGAATGCTTATTGCCTCAATTACTTCTGCAATTATTCCTTATCTTATTAAGAATGTTATTGATACACTTATCTCAACAAAGGATTTTGGGAATGTAAAAAAATTTCTTATACTCGTCCTTGTTGCAGTTATTTCAAATATTCTTTTCAAGTTAATTCAAATCTATGTAGGAAACTATGCAGGACAGAGAATAATGCAAGATATAAGGCGCGATTTATTTTATACAGTGGCAAGGTTTAAAATTGAATCCTTCTCAAGAGAACCTTCAGGAAAAATAATTACGCGCATTACAAACGATGTTGAAAATATGAATGATCTTCTCAATGCAGGGCTTGTCTCGTTGTTTGCGGATCTTTTATTTATAGCGCTTGCCGTAGGTTTTCTTATCTACATCAATCCAAAACTTGGGCTTATTGTTCTTTCACCTTTACCTGTTGCAGTAATATTCTCTCTATATTTAGGCAATCTGGTTGAAAAAATTTATGAGAAAGTTCGAGATGCCTTAACAAAAATGAATATTCATATGCAAGAAGTTCTTACAGGCATTCATGTAGTCCAGATATTTAATATGGAGAAAAGTGCAATTGAAAAATTTAGAGGATATGCAAAAGATTTTAGGGACAATTTTTATAAATCTCAGGTTACAAATGTTGTATTAAGGCAAACTGTTAATATTTCATCGTACCTATCGATTTTCCTCCTTGTATTTGTAGGTGGTATTTTTACAATAAAAGGCAACGGAACAATAGGCACAATAATTTCATTTTCAAGCTACCTTTCATACCTTTATGGACCCTTAGGGGACCTTTCGGACAAATTCTCGATTTTACAAAATGCGGTTTCGTCTATGGTTAAAATTGATGAGTTTTTAAAGGAAAACGAACTTGAGGAGAATCTTGAGGACGGCGAAAGGTTTGAAGTAGAAGGGAAGGTAACTCTTAATAATGTTTATTTTGCATATGAAAGTGCAAATGATGTGTTGAAGGGAATAAATATCGAGGTTGAGAAAGGGGAAAGTGTTGCGATAGTTGGATTTACAGGTGCAGGGAAAACAACAATTGCGAATTTGATATTTGGATTTTACGATCCAATTAGTGGTGTTGTTTCAATTGATGACCACGATCTCAAATTTGCTTGCAAAGGCCATTTTAGAAAGTATCTTGGAATGGTGTTACAGAATGTGTTTATTTTTAGAGGGACTGTCCTTGATAATATAACTCTTGGAGATGATTATTCGATAGAAAGTGTCGAAAATGTCTGCAAAATGCTTGGAATTTACGACTATATTAAAAGATTACCGAAAGGTTTATACACGGAGTTATCAACCGAAGGAAAGAATATTTCGATGGGAGAGCGTCAACTTATCTCTTTTGCAAGAGCGCTAATTCATAATCCAAGAATATTAATTTTAGATGAGGCAACATCTTCTATTGATTCACGCACAGAAGAACTTATAGAAAAAGGAACGAAAATCCTTATGAAAGGAAGAACTTCTATTATCATTGCACATAGACTCTCGACTATTAGGAACGTTAATAGAATTTATGTATTAAATAAGGGAAGAATTGTTGAAGAAGGCACGCATGAGCAACTACTTGAAAAGAAAGGTCTTTACTATGAATTTTACAAATCTCAATACAAATAA